In Pedobacter sp. WC2423, the following are encoded in one genomic region:
- a CDS encoding MarR family winged helix-turn-helix transcriptional regulator: protein MNPSDNTFCFDKPEESTGFLLWQVTNLWQREIKKALMPYDITHSQFVLMASIHWLTLEKQEVTQIILSVHTKIDPMTTSTVLRTLLQKNMVSRQEHHTDTRAKTVSLTENGKKIIKDAVIAVEQFDHNFFSTLENKLTGFNQNLLKLLTLK, encoded by the coding sequence ATGAATCCATCGGACAATACCTTTTGTTTTGATAAACCAGAAGAAAGTACTGGCTTTTTGTTATGGCAGGTTACTAATCTATGGCAGCGGGAGATAAAAAAAGCATTGATGCCCTACGATATCACCCATTCGCAGTTTGTACTTATGGCCAGCATACATTGGCTAACTCTGGAAAAACAGGAAGTGACACAAATTATTTTATCAGTGCATACTAAAATAGATCCTATGACTACCTCGACTGTACTAAGAACATTGCTGCAAAAGAATATGGTAAGCAGACAGGAACACCACACTGATACAAGAGCAAAAACTGTATCATTGACAGAAAATGGAAAAAAGATAATTAAAGATGCTGTTATCGCAGTTGAACAGTTTGACCATAATTTCTTTTCCACACTTGAAAACAAATTGACTGGATTTAATCAGAACCTATTGAAACTACTTACCTTAAAATAA
- a CDS encoding EVE domain-containing protein: MNTAKYWIVVISKEHTQLAVNGNFMQACHGKQAPLKRMKKGDYVIIYSSKFTMDGNEKLQAFTAFGQVADNEIYQFQMTENFKPFRRNIEFLKSVECFIAPLINDLEFIPNKKKWGYPFRFGFLEITENDFNLITSKMLQNESIGQYLLF; the protein is encoded by the coding sequence ATGAACACGGCAAAATATTGGATAGTAGTCATTTCAAAAGAACACACGCAGCTCGCTGTAAATGGAAACTTTATGCAAGCTTGCCACGGCAAGCAAGCACCCCTAAAAAGAATGAAAAAAGGCGATTATGTGATCATCTACTCTTCAAAATTTACAATGGATGGAAATGAAAAACTACAAGCATTTACTGCTTTTGGACAAGTTGCTGATAATGAAATATATCAATTTCAAATGACAGAGAATTTTAAACCGTTTAGACGCAATATTGAATTTTTAAAATCAGTGGAATGCTTTATTGCTCCATTAATCAATGACCTTGAATTTATACCAAACAAAAAAAAATGGGGTTATCCTTTTCGGTTTGGCTTCCTGGAAATCACAGAAAATGATTTCAATTTGATTACTTCTAAAATGCTGCAAAATGAATCCATCGGACAATACCTTTTGTTTTGA
- a CDS encoding SRPBCC family protein → MWTKSYSIVTKEVTKEQMWKLFADVNNWHTWDNGIEFAKMEGKFEKGNHFILKPKGGPNVKVKLLETIENKRFLDVTHFPLAKMFDEHLFEESADGLRITNTITVKGFLGFLWIKIVAQKIVDRLPDDMQDQIKAASKL, encoded by the coding sequence ATGTGGACAAAATCTTATTCTATCGTAACTAAGGAAGTTACAAAAGAACAAATGTGGAAACTTTTTGCTGACGTGAACAATTGGCACACTTGGGATAACGGAATTGAATTTGCTAAAATGGAAGGTAAATTTGAAAAAGGAAATCATTTTATTTTAAAGCCAAAAGGGGGACCAAATGTAAAAGTAAAACTACTTGAAACCATTGAAAACAAGCGTTTTCTTGATGTTACACATTTCCCGTTGGCCAAAATGTTTGATGAACACCTGTTTGAAGAGTCTGCAGATGGATTAAGAATAACCAATACGATAACGGTTAAAGGTTTTTTGGGCTTCCTTTGGATAAAAATAGTTGCTCAGAAAATTGTCGATCGATTGCCAGATGATATGCAGGATCAAATTAAAGCTGCTTCAAAATTATGA
- a CDS encoding helix-turn-helix domain-containing protein, with amino-acid sequence MRNDILNKPITQFPFIEVFRLEELCAGTFDHYQRFNFHQLLWSTEIEGNITFSIDFTDFEMLCHQAVVIYPYQNIKIDLTDKKGYLFLIHNDVFFWINQKIGSDYLNGYFINQLVSFDSKSAIIMRKIVDLLLMEYGTDNRALMMESHVFSLLCHVSSIFEGSPGPRDYVDYPVFGKLMSLIETHFIKEKGADFYIKQLNISAKKLNQICDSITNKNLKYLIQDRIVMEIRKELHLGKKTVKEIAYDLGFTEPAYLTRFTKKHTGLTPKEFLKQ; translated from the coding sequence TTGAGAAATGACATTTTAAATAAGCCTATAACACAATTCCCATTTATAGAGGTATTTAGGTTAGAGGAATTATGTGCTGGTACTTTCGATCATTATCAGCGGTTTAATTTCCATCAACTGCTATGGAGTACGGAGATCGAAGGAAATATCACTTTTAGTATTGACTTTACTGATTTTGAAATGCTTTGCCATCAGGCCGTCGTCATTTACCCATACCAGAATATTAAAATTGACCTGACTGATAAAAAAGGATATTTATTTTTAATTCATAATGATGTATTCTTTTGGATCAATCAGAAAATCGGTTCTGATTATCTGAATGGGTATTTTATAAACCAGCTGGTATCCTTTGACAGTAAAAGTGCCATAATAATGAGAAAAATCGTTGATTTACTGTTGATGGAGTACGGTACCGATAATAGGGCTTTAATGATGGAAAGCCATGTGTTTTCGCTTTTATGTCACGTGTCATCTATTTTTGAAGGAAGCCCAGGGCCCAGAGATTATGTGGACTATCCTGTCTTTGGGAAACTGATGAGTTTGATAGAAACGCATTTTATTAAAGAAAAAGGAGCGGACTTTTACATCAAACAGTTAAATATTTCAGCAAAAAAACTCAATCAGATCTGCGATAGTATCACCAATAAAAATCTAAAGTATCTAATTCAGGATCGTATTGTTATGGAAATCCGAAAGGAATTGCATCTCGGTAAAAAGACCGTGAAGGAAATAGCATATGATCTGGGGTTTACAGAACCCGCTTACCTTACACGTTTTACAAAAAAACATACAGGCCTGACCCCAAAAGAATTCTTAAAGCAGTAA
- a CDS encoding catalase family peroxidase translates to MRKNSLIAYLRTKRILFILCGILLIAGTLVFAFAWSAGLIGGRITTRTFLKDTPSTYPAGYRRAHGKGICFEGTFRASGKGVPFSIASLFAQQKVPVVGRFSLGSPDPYAPDNSTRTVSMALMLTTDDGEQWRMKLNNEPFFATRNAEGFLKQVEAYKPNPATGTPDPARVAAFLKEYPEAKKYVKWDATAPWTRSFAGAQYNVINSFILIAENGKKQAIRWSMRPRSPFTSWSVSQRKQASHDFLFEDLKKRLEKGPLYWDLVLTLAEPGDPVNDPSQVWPESRRQIVAGTLEVSHVFDQTKGGCRDVNFDPTRVPKGITLSDDPVLAARAGIYSHSHSDRVREIGYGKATDAIGKHQNDNPKNK, encoded by the coding sequence ATGAGAAAAAATTCTTTAATTGCCTATCTCAGAACAAAGCGTATTCTGTTTATATTGTGTGGTATTCTGCTGATTGCAGGCACATTAGTTTTTGCGTTTGCCTGGTCAGCAGGCCTGATTGGCGGACGTATTACTACCCGAACATTCCTAAAGGATACGCCCAGTACATACCCGGCAGGCTACCGTCGTGCCCATGGTAAGGGTATTTGTTTCGAGGGCACTTTCCGTGCCTCCGGTAAAGGTGTGCCATTTTCTATTGCGAGCTTATTTGCCCAGCAGAAAGTTCCGGTTGTAGGCCGTTTCTCATTGGGTAGTCCCGATCCCTATGCCCCTGATAATTCCACCCGAACGGTCAGTATGGCCTTGATGCTTACTACTGATGACGGAGAACAATGGCGTATGAAACTGAACAATGAACCTTTTTTTGCTACCCGTAATGCAGAAGGTTTTCTGAAGCAAGTGGAGGCGTACAAGCCCAATCCGGCTACGGGCACTCCAGATCCAGCACGAGTAGCAGCTTTTTTGAAAGAATATCCAGAAGCAAAGAAATATGTAAAATGGGATGCTACTGCACCCTGGACCCGCAGTTTTGCCGGAGCACAATACAACGTTATTAATTCGTTCATTTTAATTGCTGAAAATGGCAAAAAGCAAGCAATACGCTGGTCTATGCGGCCACGCTCGCCATTCACTTCGTGGAGTGTCAGCCAGCGTAAACAGGCCAGCCACGACTTCCTGTTTGAAGATTTGAAGAAGCGTCTTGAAAAGGGGCCGCTATACTGGGATCTTGTGTTGACTTTAGCCGAACCAGGTGATCCGGTAAATGACCCTTCACAGGTTTGGCCGGAAAGCCGAAGACAGATAGTGGCCGGCACATTGGAAGTATCCCATGTTTTTGACCAGACGAAGGGTGGTTGCAGGGATGTTAATTTCGATCCCACCCGTGTCCCAAAGGGAATTACCCTTTCGGATGATCCGGTTCTGGCAGCCCGGGCAGGCATTTATTCTCATTCGCACAGCGATCGGGTACGCGAGATCGGGTATGGTAAGGCTACGGATGCAATAGGCAAACATCAAAACGATAATCCTAAAAATAAGTAA
- a CDS encoding cytochrome b: MSRKKNIPSAAPTHFNITARILHWLMAAMILAMIFVGLGMMTSLTWRPWLLDLHVPLGIAILLLVIIRFINRLSFSVPKMPADMSKFQSKAAGTLHWLLYVMMLALPLTGWAQLSAGGFPVKLFAGVNLPPILPQSPFLYALLHDAHSVMSWLLFFMVVGHLSAALLHAWVYRDGLFSSITWGRKMINRSEEPSAKAAE; encoded by the coding sequence ATGTCCAGAAAGAAAAATATACCTTCGGCCGCGCCAACGCACTTCAATATTACCGCCCGAATATTGCACTGGCTGATGGCAGCAATGATACTGGCCATGATATTCGTCGGGTTAGGTATGATGACATCCCTAACCTGGAGGCCGTGGTTGCTTGACCTCCATGTGCCTTTAGGCATAGCTATACTGCTGTTGGTCATTATCCGTTTTATAAACAGGTTAAGCTTTTCCGTACCAAAAATGCCTGCTGATATGTCTAAATTTCAGTCAAAAGCAGCAGGAACCTTGCATTGGCTACTGTACGTTATGATGCTGGCTTTGCCACTGACAGGATGGGCACAATTGTCCGCCGGAGGTTTTCCGGTAAAGCTATTTGCAGGTGTAAATCTTCCACCAATCCTCCCGCAGAGCCCATTTTTATATGCACTGTTGCATGACGCTCACAGTGTGATGTCCTGGCTACTTTTCTTTATGGTAGTGGGGCACCTTTCGGCAGCATTGTTACATGCATGGGTATATCGTGACGGGTTGTTTTCGAGTATCACATGGGGAAGAAAAATGATTAATAGATCTGAAGAACCTTCTGCCAAAGCGGCAGAATAA
- a CDS encoding winged helix-turn-helix transcriptional regulator, with protein sequence MAKEKELQKFDASMTERCTASLAPVGDALYAIGGKWKLRIIIALSGRSKRFNELLKLVDGISGRVLSAELKELEMNGFVHRNVLATYPVSIEYELAPYSHSLREVITALSEWGLKHKEKIRAERSTEES encoded by the coding sequence ATGGCCAAAGAAAAAGAACTCCAGAAATTTGATGCATCAATGACAGAACGTTGTACTGCAAGCCTCGCTCCCGTCGGCGATGCGCTTTACGCAATTGGCGGCAAATGGAAGCTCCGAATTATTATAGCACTTTCTGGCAGGAGCAAGCGGTTTAATGAATTACTAAAACTAGTCGACGGAATATCTGGCAGGGTTCTTTCAGCAGAGCTAAAGGAGCTTGAGATGAATGGCTTTGTCCATAGGAATGTTTTGGCTACTTACCCTGTAAGTATTGAATACGAACTTGCCCCTTATAGTCATTCGCTGCGTGAAGTAATCACTGCCCTAAGCGAATGGGGTCTAAAACATAAAGAAAAAATCAGAGCGGAACGTTCAACTGAAGAATCTTAG
- a CDS encoding SDR family oxidoreductase, translating into MSKILVTGATGQLGSSLINKLLEKVSPGEITALVRDENKAEALKNKGVQIVVGNYADYASLVKAFKGIDKLYFISSSEMMNRIEQHENVVQAAVEAKVGHIFYTSVQRKSEDGSSPSAIITNDHVKTDEIIKQSELTYTILRHGLYSDILPMFIGDKVIETGTIFLPAADGKAAFASRKDMAEAGAILLTTNGHENKTYEISGVDSLSFHDIAGILSELSANSIQYISPSPEQYVDQLRSYDVPEQMIQGASNLCVGIAQAEFDFPSNDLQNILGRKPETVKEFLKVAYGL; encoded by the coding sequence ATGAGCAAAATATTAGTGACAGGTGCAACAGGACAATTAGGGTCGTCCCTAATCAATAAACTTCTTGAAAAAGTTTCCCCTGGGGAAATCACAGCATTGGTAAGAGATGAAAATAAAGCGGAGGCACTGAAAAATAAGGGAGTGCAGATCGTCGTTGGCAACTATGCTGATTATGCATCACTGGTAAAAGCATTTAAAGGAATTGACAAACTATATTTCATATCCAGCAGTGAAATGATGAACCGCATCGAGCAGCATGAAAATGTTGTACAAGCGGCAGTTGAAGCCAAAGTTGGGCACATCTTCTATACCAGCGTACAGCGTAAGTCTGAAGATGGTAGCTCACCAAGTGCCATTATCACAAACGACCATGTGAAAACAGATGAAATTATTAAACAATCTGAACTTACCTATACGATCCTAAGACATGGATTATATTCGGACATACTTCCAATGTTCATTGGGGATAAGGTCATCGAAACTGGAACAATATTTTTGCCGGCAGCCGATGGTAAAGCTGCATTTGCCAGCCGTAAGGACATGGCTGAGGCGGGAGCAATATTACTTACCACAAATGGGCATGAAAACAAAACTTACGAAATCAGTGGTGTCGATTCTCTGTCCTTCCACGATATTGCTGGTATATTAAGCGAACTTTCTGCGAATTCGATACAATACATTTCTCCATCTCCTGAGCAATACGTCGATCAGCTTAGAAGTTATGACGTACCGGAGCAGATGATACAGGGCGCTTCTAACCTTTGCGTGGGGATTGCACAGGCAGAATTCGATTTTCCATCTAACGACCTTCAAAATATTCTTGGCAGGAAACCAGAAACAGTTAAAGAGTTTTTAAAGGTTGCATACGGACTTTAA
- a CDS encoding helix-turn-helix domain-containing protein, with the protein MMDKTQTLEHFYQQKFNSVPQTLQNGVGHFNVFRIEDCHGPNATPVTYSRRDFYKVTLVRGEYLYHYADKSLVVKGTTLMFFNPNVPYTVQALSESTTGYFCIFTESFFTEKIRGSLNELPMFSIGGKPAYFLNDTQEQFVGGIFEKMLEEINSDYVFKYDLLRNYVTELTHYALKSEPSESLYQHPNAQSRITAVFTELLERQFPIETPSQRFALRSAKDFAERLAVHVNHLNRSIKVTTGKTTTDLISERVLTEAKSLLKHTDWNISEIGYCLGFEEAAHFNNFFKKQTAFTPGHFRNV; encoded by the coding sequence ATGATGGATAAGACACAAACATTAGAACACTTTTATCAGCAAAAGTTTAATAGTGTTCCCCAGACCTTACAGAATGGTGTAGGGCATTTTAATGTTTTTCGTATTGAAGATTGTCACGGGCCAAATGCTACACCTGTTACCTACAGCCGCAGGGATTTCTATAAAGTTACCCTGGTACGTGGGGAGTATTTATATCATTATGCAGATAAAAGCTTAGTGGTCAAAGGCACAACTCTAATGTTTTTCAATCCTAATGTTCCATATACGGTACAGGCACTTTCTGAAAGTACTACCGGCTACTTCTGCATTTTTACAGAATCTTTTTTTACAGAGAAAATTCGTGGAAGCCTGAATGAACTGCCAATGTTTAGTATAGGAGGGAAGCCTGCTTATTTTTTAAACGATACACAGGAACAATTTGTTGGTGGCATCTTTGAAAAAATGCTGGAGGAAATCAACTCTGATTACGTATTTAAATACGATCTGCTGCGTAATTATGTGACAGAATTAACGCATTATGCGTTAAAATCCGAGCCTTCTGAAAGCTTATACCAACATCCAAATGCACAATCCAGGATAACCGCTGTATTTACTGAATTATTAGAACGTCAGTTTCCTATCGAAACACCTTCTCAAAGGTTTGCGCTTCGTTCTGCTAAAGACTTCGCAGAGCGACTTGCAGTACATGTAAATCATTTAAACAGGTCGATCAAGGTGACTACTGGTAAAACAACCACAGATCTGATCTCCGAGCGTGTATTAACGGAAGCTAAGTCTTTATTGAAACATACGGACTGGAACATTTCTGAAATTGGCTATTGTCTTGGTTTTGAGGAAGCTGCTCATTTCAATAACTTCTTTAAAAAACAAACAGCTTTTACACCAGGGCATTTCAGGAATGTTTGA
- a CDS encoding DinB family protein: MYRSIEDFENDWKNEEHSTLQIFQNITDETKSIKIHENVRTLDRLAWHITQTIPEMGSHAGLMTENLLDGLPIPESFEEIIKVYQEYNTLLLKRVKSKWTDSTLGDQVEMYGQVWTKGQVLSVFVAHQTHHRAQMTIVMRMVGLPVPGIYGPAKEEWVNMGIPAMD; encoded by the coding sequence ATGTACCGTAGTATTGAAGATTTCGAAAATGACTGGAAGAACGAAGAGCATAGCACACTTCAAATATTCCAAAACATTACGGATGAAACTAAATCCATTAAAATCCACGAAAATGTAAGAACATTGGACAGGTTAGCCTGGCACATTACCCAGACTATACCCGAAATGGGATCACACGCCGGTTTGATGACAGAAAACTTGCTTGACGGACTGCCAATACCAGAAAGCTTTGAAGAAATCATAAAGGTTTACCAGGAATACAATACACTCCTGTTGAAAAGAGTAAAGTCAAAATGGACAGATTCTACTTTAGGTGACCAAGTAGAAATGTATGGCCAGGTATGGACTAAAGGACAAGTATTATCTGTATTTGTCGCCCATCAGACTCATCATCGTGCGCAAATGACCATTGTTATGCGTATGGTAGGTTTACCGGTGCCAGGCATATACGGCCCGGCTAAAGAAGAATGGGTAAATATGGGTATTCCTGCTATGGACTAA
- a CDS encoding ferritin, giving the protein MKDIIRVKCLLSTEVERLLNQQIKKEAQSSSAYLAMASWCNQHGYDFSSDYFFKQSDEERQHQLKIYKYVLDMGGTAISPEVSNIKIEYNSFREVFEEALDQEISVTQSLKNIAANCHKEQDYVTVEFLNWFFKEQREEEYKARRALELFDVIGEEGTGRWQIDKHVGGIVYDSEA; this is encoded by the coding sequence ATGAAAGATATCATCCGCGTTAAGTGTTTGCTTTCTACAGAAGTAGAAAGACTCTTAAATCAACAGATAAAAAAAGAAGCTCAATCTTCATCCGCATATTTAGCAATGGCATCCTGGTGTAATCAGCATGGTTATGATTTCTCCTCTGACTATTTTTTCAAACAGTCGGACGAAGAAAGACAACACCAGCTTAAAATCTATAAATATGTTTTAGATATGGGTGGTACTGCTATTTCTCCTGAAGTTTCTAACATCAAAATTGAATATAACTCTTTCAGAGAAGTTTTCGAAGAAGCTTTAGATCAGGAAATCAGTGTAACTCAATCTTTGAAAAATATCGCAGCTAACTGCCATAAAGAACAGGATTATGTGACTGTTGAATTCTTAAACTGGTTCTTCAAAGAACAACGTGAAGAAGAATACAAAGCAAGACGTGCCCTTGAATTGTTCGACGTTATCGGTGAAGAAGGTACTGGCAGATGGCAGATCGACAAACATGTTGGTGGCATTGTTTATGACAGCGAAGCATAG
- a CDS encoding DUF4303 domain-containing protein — translation MQEIDYNKIQEELLAFTKTEVSNFLAEHPNEVFYAFAFDCNAEYAEVNLCFNTESAFSALLEESQSGKYKASYQSEKQINELRYNTGDWEYQSFSTHYALSEDELFGDDEDQDEDDENEDGEPNNAITENLLLHFSKTLVEFTKSEEFQKIPKTPDFKVFCIDHDEDLDEAELRLSSLTY, via the coding sequence ATGCAAGAAATAGATTACAATAAAATACAAGAAGAATTGCTGGCTTTCACAAAAACTGAAGTGAGCAATTTTTTAGCGGAGCATCCAAATGAAGTTTTTTATGCATTTGCATTTGACTGTAATGCAGAATATGCGGAGGTAAACTTATGTTTTAACACAGAAAGTGCTTTTTCAGCACTCCTGGAAGAATCTCAAAGTGGAAAGTATAAAGCTTCTTATCAAAGCGAAAAACAGATTAATGAATTGAGATACAATACCGGCGATTGGGAATATCAATCTTTTTCAACTCATTATGCGCTTTCTGAGGATGAATTATTTGGTGATGATGAAGATCAGGATGAAGATGATGAGAATGAAGATGGGGAACCAAACAATGCAATAACTGAGAATCTTTTGTTGCATTTTTCTAAAACATTAGTAGAATTTACCAAGTCAGAAGAATTTCAGAAAATACCTAAGACACCGGATTTTAAAGTATTCTGCATAGATCACGATGAAGATTTGGATGAAGCGGAATTAAGACTCAGTAGTTTAACCTACTAG
- a CDS encoding fasciclin domain-containing protein, with amino-acid sequence MKKTFISAFALVAIAFASQTQVQAQSKMKMSGGTKMVGGAAMYPAKDIIDNAVNSKDHTTLVAAVKAAGLVETLKGAGPFTVFAPTNEAFDKLPKGTVATLVKPENKAALTKILTYHVVAGKMDSKAIAAAIKKGKGKAELTTVEGGKLWAWMQGKKLVLKDEKGGMSTVTIADVYQKNGVIHVVNTVLMPK; translated from the coding sequence ATGAAAAAAACATTTATATCAGCATTTGCTTTAGTAGCTATCGCTTTTGCTTCACAAACTCAAGTTCAGGCACAATCAAAAATGAAGATGTCTGGCGGCACAAAAATGGTAGGTGGTGCAGCAATGTATCCTGCAAAAGACATTATTGATAATGCGGTAAATTCTAAAGACCACACGACACTGGTTGCTGCTGTTAAAGCCGCCGGGCTTGTTGAAACGCTAAAAGGCGCTGGCCCGTTTACTGTATTTGCACCCACTAACGAGGCTTTTGATAAATTGCCAAAAGGTACTGTAGCGACTTTAGTAAAACCTGAAAACAAAGCAGCCTTGACTAAAATTCTTACTTACCACGTTGTTGCTGGTAAAATGGATAGCAAAGCCATTGCAGCTGCCATCAAAAAAGGAAAAGGGAAAGCTGAGCTGACTACTGTTGAAGGTGGAAAACTCTGGGCCTGGATGCAAGGTAAAAAGTTAGTACTGAAAGATGAAAAAGGTGGAATGAGTACAGTAACTATTGCTGATGTTTATCAGAAAAATGGGGTGATTCATGTTGTAAATACTGTATTAATGCCAAAATAG
- the msrB gene encoding peptide-methionine (R)-S-oxide reductase MsrB yields the protein MKIILSSAILLLFFYTGYGQSKIAKNPYYSRTDTTVLKVSNAVWKKILPAELYAVARTGATQQAFTGSLWNSERRGMYYCAVCGNALFKSDAKFASTCGWPSFFEPIRTKSTIYKVDNSLGMERTEVLCARCNSHLGHIFDDGPAPTHKRFCMNSVSLDFVPDGLGK from the coding sequence ATGAAAATTATATTAAGTTCCGCAATTCTGTTATTGTTCTTTTACACTGGCTATGGTCAAAGTAAAATCGCAAAAAACCCTTATTACTCCAGAACAGACACTACGGTATTAAAAGTAAGTAATGCAGTTTGGAAAAAAATACTTCCTGCTGAGCTTTACGCAGTTGCAAGAACAGGAGCAACCCAGCAAGCCTTTACAGGAAGTCTTTGGAATTCTGAACGCAGAGGAATGTACTATTGTGCGGTTTGTGGAAATGCCTTATTTAAGTCTGATGCAAAGTTTGCAAGTACTTGCGGATGGCCAAGCTTTTTCGAACCAATAAGAACTAAAAGTACGATTTACAAAGTAGATAATTCTCTAGGTATGGAAAGGACCGAAGTTCTTTGCGCACGTTGTAATTCACACCTTGGACATATCTTTGATGACGGGCCAGCGCCAACACATAAACGTTTCTGTATGAATTCTGTATCTCTTGACTTTGTACCTGATGGTTTAGGTAAATAA
- a CDS encoding GNAT family N-acetyltransferase — MEILTLKPTDELSGFWNILSTFRTNLLEDTYQHELSEMMKDGFNLIYIIDNGEIAGFAGYRYIQKLFTGKTIYIDDLFTLPQYRGKGYAASLLGYIHKEAETAGMNKVELDSGPTRNDAHRLYLNHKYIITSMHFSRPVSS, encoded by the coding sequence ATGGAAATATTAACTTTAAAACCAACAGATGAATTATCCGGATTCTGGAACATTCTAAGTACTTTTCGTACTAATTTGCTTGAGGATACTTACCAGCACGAATTATCAGAAATGATGAAAGATGGCTTTAATTTAATCTATATCATTGATAATGGAGAAATTGCAGGCTTTGCAGGATACCGCTATATCCAGAAACTTTTTACTGGAAAAACGATCTATATCGATGATCTGTTTACTTTACCTCAATACCGTGGCAAAGGTTACGCAGCTTCTTTACTCGGATATATCCATAAAGAAGCGGAAACAGCAGGTATGAATAAAGTAGAACTGGATAGTGGCCCTACCAGAAATGATGCACACCGGTTATATTTAAATCATAAATATATCATTACCAGCATGCATTTTTCACGGCCGGTTTCTTCCTGA